Proteins found in one Takifugu rubripes chromosome 15, fTakRub1.2, whole genome shotgun sequence genomic segment:
- the pls3 gene encoding plastin-3, whose amino-acid sequence MSGRITAEEIEEMRAIFADVDLDKDGHICDYELHELLKSVGHTKPGYMVRDIIQKLDRDSDNKISFQEFLSIVQELRSSEIAKTFRTVLNRKEGILAIGGTSQLSSEGTQHSFSEEERFAFVNWINTALEKDPDCQHVLPMDPNTDSLFKAVGDGIVLCKMINLSVPDTIDERTINKKNKTTFTIQENLNLALNSASAIGCHVVNIDASDLMEGKPHLVLGLLWQIIKIGLFADIELSRNEALAALLREGETLADLMKLSPEELLLRWANFHLENAGCQPIRNFSGDIKDSKAYFHLLNQISPKGTEEDQPRIDINMSGLSELDDRNRAEAMLVQADRLGCRQFVTPADVVSGNPKLNLAFVANLFNKYPALTKPENEDVDWQMLEEETREERTFRNWMNSLGVNPHVNHLYSDLQDSIVIFQLYDKIKVPVDWNKVNKPPYPKLGTNMKKLENCNYAVDLGKSANFSIVGIGGHDLNTGVPTLTLGLVWQLMRRYTLNVLEELGGGDKSDGIIVNWVNKTLAEAGKSTKISSFKDKEISTSLAVLELIDAIQPNSINYDLVKTGALSEDEKLENAKYAISMARKIGARVYALPEDLVEVNQKMVMTVFACLMGRGMKRI is encoded by the exons ATGTCTGGAAGGATCACAGCAGAGGAAATAGAGGAGATGAGGGCGATCTTTGCAGACGTCG ATCTGGACAAAGATGGCCATATCTGTGATTACGAACTCCACGAGCTCCTGAAAAGCGTCGGCCACACCAAGCCTGGCTACATGGTTCGGGACATCATCCAGAAGCTGGACCGCGACAGTGACAATAAGATCAGCTTTCAGGAGTTTCTGTCG ATAGTccaggagctgaggagcagTGAGATAGCGAAGACATTCCGGACAGTCCTCAACAGAAAAGAAGGCATCTTGGCCATCGGAGGGACATCGCAGCTTTCAAGCGAAGGCACACAACACTCTTTCTCTG aggaggagagattcGCCTTTGTGAACTGGATCAACACGGCTCTGGAAAAGGACCCCGACTGCCAGCACGTCCTGCCCATGGACCCAAACACGGATTCTCTGTTCAAAGCGGTTGGAGATGGCATCGTCCTCTG TAAAATGATCAACCTGTCGGTGCCAGACACCATCGATGAGAGGACCATTAACAAGAAGAACAAGACCACGTTCACTATACAG GAGAATCTGAACCTGGCCCTGAACTCCGCCTCCGCCATCGGCTGTCACGTGGTCAACATCGACGCCTCAGACCTGATGGAGGGGAAACCTCACCTGGTGCTCGGCCTCCTGTGGCAGATCATCAAGATCGGGCTGTTTGCCGACATCGAGCTGAGCAGAAACGAGG CGTTGGCAGCGTTGCTGAGAGAAGGGGAGACCCTGGCGGACCTGATGAAGCTGTCTCCGGAGGAGCTTCTGCTACGGTGGGCAAACTTCCATCTGGAGAATGCTGGatgtcagccaatcagaaactTCAGCGGTGACATCAAG gacTCCAAGGCTTATTTCCACCTCCTAAATCAGATTTCTCCTAAAGGCACAGAGGAAGATCAGCCGCGCATCGACATCAACATGTCCGGCCTCAGC GAGTTAGACGACAGGAACAGGGCGGAGGCCATGTTGGTTCAGGCCGACAGGCTCGGCTGTCGGCAGTTTGTCACCCCGGCCGACGTCGTCAGCGGGAACCCAAAACTCAATCTCGCTTTTGTGGCCAACTTGTTCAACAAATATCCAGCACTGACCAAACCAGAGAACGAAGATGTCGACTGGCAAATGTTGGAAG AGGAGACGCGAGAAGAGAGGACGTTCCGGAACTGGATGAACTCTTTGGGAGTGAACCCACATGTCAATCATCTGTATTC AGATCTGCAGGATTCCATTGTCATATTCCAGCTCTATGACAAGATAAAAGTGCCTGTTGATTGGAACAAGGTCAACAAGCCACCGTATCCCAAACTGGGAACCAACATGAAGAAG TTGGAGAACTGTAACTATGCTGTGGATTTGGGCAAATCGGCAAATTTCTCCATCGTGGGAATTGGCGGACACGACCTGAACACTGGCgtcccaaccctgaccctggggCTGGTGTGGCAGCTGATGAGAAG ATATACATTGAATGTACTGGAAGAACTGGGTGGCGGAGACAAATCTGATGGCATCATTGTAAACTGGGTCAACAAAACATTAGCAGAGGCAGGAAAATCAACCAAAATTTCAAGCTTTAAG GACAAGGAGATCAGCACCAGTCTGGCAGTGCTGGAACTGATAGATGCTATCCAGCCCAACAGCATCAACTATGACCTGGTAAAAACCGGCGCTCTCTCTGAAGATGAAAAGCTGGAAAATGCAAA ATACGCCATCTCCATGGCGAGGAAGATCGGAGCTCGCGTCTACGCTCTTCCTGAAGACCTGGTGGAGGTCAATCAGAAAATGGTGATGACGGTCTTCGCCTGCTTGATGGGTCGGGGGATGAAGCGGATCTAA
- the LOC101065765 gene encoding uncharacterized protein yields MATHQKRSMDPPLKRFQNLTHEQVQALDKVLTEVIPIHGRGNFPTLQVRAKDIIRVVKDRLVERNIQVKDVRLNGATASHVLLRDNGLGYRDLDIIFGVELLRQEDLQVIKEVVLGSLRDLLPYGVNRRKITCLTMKEAYVQKMVKVFNENDRWSLISLSNNRAKTVGLRFVGSLRRQFEFSVDSFQIILNRMLESYWEAERRQCRKAPSAVSSTKTEFQDEPKEGEQSSVVQGGEASGEKDSAMATCQDQPQEKELPPAEAEGVEGNQEAATAKSDITQQEEEADAIEDVSSEEDIAFELCEENVSEKDGDYSSVSPTKTLVADAPLTSPPCSKQLSEDSAAANASEAASAHTDQSAAQDTERPEEPAQFNVSSVLRRAEDSSCPQDSQLEFSFPPPAKKTCSTSQDIVPDYCPLPKLQRKMSRKMLSKPEKWSLLTDLSDLTTQMFPPIETPKPLQANCPSQDRGQVHSPDVPQTEAADVPTAPPRTPAGTSHFELPATEPAEQSVKPKHSKKPPDSANQRSPPDTGAPPQPHSSYQTPRLEDSIPQSSWTEGAPEPGILVEAECMYGDFGQAMDHLRQRLIATHSPEEIRGGGLLKYSDLLVRNFRPASETEIKSLERYMCSRFFIDFPDVSEQQRKIEAYLQCHFIGNEEASKYDYLMTLRRVIDESTVCLMGHERRQTLNMITVLALRVLGEQNAIPNTANVTCFYQPAPYVSEPIYSSYFVTQAQPPLVYHPYPLHVHMQTGLV; encoded by the exons aTGGCCACACATCAG AAAAGAAGCATGGATCCTCCGCTGAAGAGGTTTCAGAACCTGACCCATGAACAAGTCCAAGCACTGGACAAAGTCCTGACCGAGGTGATCCCCATCCACGGCCGAGGGAATTTTCCCACGCTGCAGGTGAGAGCCAAAGACATCATCCGGGTGGTGAAGGACCGTCTGGTGGAGAGAAACATTCAGGTGAAAGACGTACGACTGAACGGTGCGACTGCCAGTCATGTCCTGCTGAGGGACAACGGCCTGGGCTACAGAGATCTAGACATCATTTTCGGAGTGGAGTTACTCAGACAGGAGGACCTCCAGGTGATAAAGGAGGTGGTCCTGGGCAGCCTGCGAGACCTCCTACCATATGGCGTGAACAGAAGGAAGATCACCTGCCTGACGATGAAGGAGGCCTACGTGCAAAAGATGGTGAAGGTTTTCAACGAGAACGACAGATGGAGCCTGATCTCGCTCTCCAACAACCGAGCTAAAACGGTGGGTCTCCGCTTCGTCGGCTCCCTCCGCAGGCAGTTTGAATTCAGCGTGGATTCCTTCCAGATAATATTAAACCGCATGCTGGAGTCTTACTGGGAGGCTGAGCGAAGACAATGCAGGAAGGCTCCGAGCGCCGTCAGCTCGACTAAAACTGAGTTCCAGGATGAGCCGAAGGAGGGAGAACAATCAAGCGTTGTTCAGGGGGGGGAAGCAAGTGGGGAGAAGGACTCAGCCATGGCAACCTGTCAAGATCAGCCACAGGAGAAAGAGCTTcctccagcagaagcagaaggcgTTGAGGgaaaccaggaagcagccacGGCAAAGAGTGACATCacccagcaggaggaggaagcggacGCCATCGAGGACGTTTCCTCAGAAGAGGACATCGCGTTTGAGCTGTGTGAGGAAAACGTCAGTGAGAAAGACGGGGATTATTCCTCCGTTTCACCCACTAAAACGCTCGTCGCCGACGCCCCCCTGACCTCGCCGCCATGTTCAAAGCAGCTTAGTGAAGATTCTGCTGCAGCAAATGCTTCCGAGGCAGCGTCAGCGCACACGGACCAGTCGGCCGCACAGGACACCGAGCGCCCCGAGGAACCGGCTCAGTTCAACGTGAGCTCTGTCCTCCGCAGGGCCGAGGACTCCTCGTGCCCTCAAGACTCGCAGCTGGaattttccttccctcctccagctAAGAAGACGTGCAGCACGTCGCAAGACATCGTCCCGGATTATTGCCCCTTGCCCAAATTACAGCGAAAAATGTCTCGGAAGATGCTCAGCAAGCCAGAAAAGTGGTCTCTGCTCACGGATTTGTCGGATCTCACCACGCAGATGTTCCCGCCCATAGAAACTCCCAAACCGCTCCAGGCAAACTGTCCTTCGCAGGACCGCGGTCAGGTCCACAGTCCAGATGTTCCACAGACAGAGGCCGCAGACGTCCCGACCGCTCCTCCCCGCACCCCAGCCGGCACGTCTCACTTTGAGCTTCCTGCGACCGAACCCGCCGAACAAAGTGTCAAGCCCAAACATTCAAAGAAGCCTCCAGATTCAGCCAATCAGCGCAGCCCTCCCGACACCGGTGCTCCACCGCAGCCTCACAGCAGCTATCAAACACCCAGACTGGAAGACAGCATCCCGCAAAGCTCCTGGACCGAGGGGGCGCCGGAGCCCGGCATCCTCGTGGAGGCAGAGTGCATGTACGGGGACTTCGGACAGGCCATGGACCACCTTCGCCAACGCCTCATCGCCACCCACAGCCCGGAGGAGATCCGGGGCGGCGGCCTGTTGAAATACAGCGACCTCTTGGTGAGGAACTTCCGACCAGCCAGCGAGACGGAGATCAAGTCGCTGGAGCGGTACATGTGCTCCCGCTTCTTCATCGACTTCCCCGacgtgagcgagcagcagaggaagatcGAGGCCTACCTGCAGTGCCACTTCATTGGAAACGAGGAGGCCAGCAAGTACGACTACCTGATGACCCTGCGGCGTGTGATCGATGAAAGCACGGTGTGCCTGATGGGACACGAGAGGAGGCAGACCCTCAATATGATCACCGTCCTGGCTCTGAGGGTACTGGGAGAACAGAACGCCATCCCCAACACGGCCAACGTGACCTGTTTCTACCAGCCGGCTCCGTACGTGTCGGAGCCTATTTACAGCAGCTACTTCGTCACCCAGGCCCAGCCCCCGCTGGTCTACCACCCCTACCCTTTACACGTTCACATGCAGACTGGCCTCGTGTAG
- the cnga2b gene encoding cyclic nucleotide gated channel subunit alpha 2b encodes MTGQATERDRSPHNLSVKTTLEEEIERAESILSRVPSVCDDTSSELQRVAALDPHGGHSRNSFQRTGAMSRLVNLVVRLREWAHKSLLENEERPDSFMERFRGPELKLAPSRSSNSHPDANGNGGIFKKRWNLLVVSPSDNAYYRWLFVIAVAVLYNWFLVVARACFDKLQVENYICWLVLDYLSDLIYLLDTGVRLRTGFLEQGLLVKDQAKLWASYVRTLQFKLDLLSILPTDLAYISTGIHTPQLRFNRLLRFPRMFEFFDRTETRTNYPNIFRICNLVLYILVIIHWNACIYYAISKSLGFGSDTWVFPNISRPEYSSLTRSYVYCLYWSTLTLTTIGEMPAPVRDEEYLFVVFDFLVGVLIFATIVGNVGSMIANMNATRAEFQARIDAIKHYMHFRKVNKELETRVIKWFDYLWTNKKAVDEQEVLKNLPNKLRAEIAINVHLETLKKVRIFQDCEAGLLVELVLKLRPQVFSPGDYICRKGDIGKEMYIIKEGKLAVVADDGVTQYALLTAGSCFGEISILNIKGSKMGNRRTANIRSLGYSDLFCLSKDDLMEAVTEYPDAKTVLEERGRDILIKEGLLDENAESGGLQKEDTEEKVERLESSLDTLQTRFSRLLSEYTHTQQRLKQRITLLERQLNQTDCGADAGRKADAGAEALSQTDTAPIVHADGSPRQNNEPRTSPTTNQS; translated from the exons atGACGGGTCAGGCAACAGAGAGGGACCGCTCACCGCACAATCTGTCAGTGAAGAccaccctggaggaggagatcgaGAGGGCTGAGAGCATTCTTAGCAG GGTCCCATCAGTCTGTGATGACACATCCTCGGAGCTGCAAAGAGTCGCTGCTCTCGACCCCCATGGGGGGCACTCAAGGAACTCTTTTCAAAGGACGGGGGCCATGTCAAG acTGGTGAACCTGGTTGTGAGACTGAGGGAATGGGCGCACAAGAGTCTGTTGGAGAACGAGGAGCGGCCTGACTCCTTCATGGAGCGCTTTCGAGGCCCGGAGCTGAAACTGGCCCCCAgtcgcagcagcaacagccaccCAGATGCTAACGGAAACGGAGGGATCTTCAA GAAAAGGTGGAATCTGCTTGTGGTGTCCCCGTCCGATAACGCCTACTACCGCTGGCTGTTCGTCATCGCCGTGGCGGTTCTCTATAACTGGTTTCTCGTTGTTGCGAG GGCATGTTTTGACAAGTTACAGGTGGAGAATTACATCTGCTGGCTGGTGCTGGACTACCTTTCAGACTTGATTTACCTATTGGACACTGGTGTCAGACTCCGAACag GGTTTCTGGAACAGGGGCTGCTGGTGAAGGACCAAGCCAAGCTGTGGGCCAGCTACGTCCGAACCCTCCAGTTCAAGTTGGACTTGCTGTCCATCCTGCCCACTGACCTGGCCTACATCTCCACCGGCATCCACACGCCGCAGCTCAGGTTCAACCGCCTCCTCCGCTTCCCCCGCATGTTCGAATTCTTCGATCGCACCGAGACCCGCACCAATTACCCCAACATCTTCCGAATTTGCAACCTGGTACTTTACATCCTGGTCATCATTCACTGGAACGCCTGCATCTATTACGCCATATCCAAGTCTTTGGGGTTCGGGTCGGACACTTGGGTATTCCCAAACATCTCCAGGCCAGAATATTCCTCCCTGACTCGGAGTTACGTCTACTGCCTCTACTGGTCTACTCTTACCCTCACCACCATCGGAGAGATGCCCGCCCCTGTCCGAGATGAAGAGTACCTCTTCGTGGTCTTTGATTTTCTTGTGGGGGTGCTGATCTTCGCCACAATTGTAGGAAACGTGGGCTCCATGATTGCCAACATGAATGCCACGCGAGCCGAGTTCCAAGCTCGGATCGACGCCATCAAACACTACATGCACTTCCGAAAAGTCAACAAAGAGCTGGAAACCCGCGTCATCAAGTGGTTTGATTACCTCTGGACCAACAAGAAAGCTGTGGATGAGCAGGAGGTGCTGAAGAACCTGCCTAACAAGCTCCGTGCCGAGATCGCCATCAACGTGCACCTGGAGACCCTGAAGAAAGTTCGCATTTTTCAAGACTGCGAGGCGGgactgctggtggagctggtgctCAAGCTGCGGCCGCAGGTCTTTAGCCCAGGGGACTACATCTGCAGGAAGGGGGACATAGGGAAGGAGATGTACATCATCAAAGAGGGGAAGCTGGCGGTCGTGGCTGACGATGGCGTCACACAGTACGCTCTTCTCACCGCCGGCAGCTGCTTCGGGGAGATCAGCATTCTGAACATTAAAGGAAGCAAAATGGGGAATCGCCGCACAGCCAACATCCGCAGCCTGGGCTACTCCGACCTCTTCTGCCTCTCCAAGGACGACCTGATGGAGGCCGTGACCGAATACCCCGATGCAAAGAcggtgctggaggagagggggcggGATATCCTCATCAAAGAGGGTCTGCTGGATGAGAACGCTGAGAGCGGCGGGCTGCAGAAGGAGGACacggaggagaaggtggagcggCTGGAGTCCTCCCTGGACACCCTGCAGACCCGCTTCTCCCGCCTGCTCAGTGAATACACGCACACTCAGCAAAGACTGAAGCAGCGGATCACGCTGCTGGAGCGGCAGCTCAATCAGACAGACTGCGGAGCAGacgcaggcaggaaggcagacgcAGGTGCAGAGGCGCTCAGTCAAACGGACACCGCGCCCATTGTCCACGCAGATGGGTCCCCTCGTCAGAATAATGAGCCCAGAACGAGCCCGACAACCAATCAGTCATGA
- the chmp1b gene encoding charged multivesicular body protein 1b: MSAIEKHLFNLKFATKELQRNSKKCDKEEKVEKSKVKKAIQKGNTEVARIHAENAIRQKNQSVNFLRMSARVDAVASRVQTAVTMKQVTKSMAGVVKSMDDALRSMNLEKITALMDKFEHQFETLDVQTAQMEDTMSSTTTLTTPQNQVESLMHEMADEAGLDLNMELPQGQTGSVGTTVASAEQDELSQRLAKLRDQL; encoded by the exons ATGTCGGCTATAGAGA AGCATCTGTTCAATCTAAAATTCGCCACCAAAGAGCTGCAAAGAAACTCCAAGAAGTGCGATAAAGAAGAAAAGGTAGAGAAGAGCAAAGTAAAAAAA GCTATCCAGAAGGGAAATACGGAAGTGGCGAGGATCCACGCAGAGAACGCCATCAGACAGAAGAACCAGTCCGTGAATTTCTTGCGGATGAGCGCTCGGGTGGATGCGGTGGCCTCAAGGGTCCAAACTGCCGTCACGATGAAGCAG GTCACGAAATCCATGGCCGGGGTGGTGAAAAGCATGGACGACGCGCTGCGGTCGATGAATTTAGAAAAG ATTACGGCGCTAATGGACAAATTTGAACACCAGTTTGAAACCCTGGACGTGCAGACGGCACAGATGGAGGACACAATGAGTAGCACAACAACGCTCACAACGCCACAG AATCAAGTAGAGTCGCTGATGCACGAAATGGCCGATGAAGCAGg ACTTGACCTGAACATGGAGCTTCCTCAGGGCCAGACCGGATCGGTGGGCACAACCGTGGCCTCTGCGGAGCAG GATGAGCTGTCTCAAAGACTCGCCAAACTCCGAGACCAGCTTTGA
- the rraga gene encoding ras-related GTP-binding protein A, giving the protein MSSSAMKKKVLLMGKSGSGKTSMRSIIFANYIARDTRRLGATIDVEHSHVRFLGNLVLNLWDCGGQDTFMENYFTSQRDNIFRNVEVLIYVFDVESRELEKDMHYYQSCLEAILQNSPDAKVFCLVHKMDLVQEDQRDVIFKEREEDLKRLSRPLECTCFRTSIWDETLYKAWSSIVYQLIPNVQQLETNLRNFAQIIEADEVLLFERATFLVISHYQCKEQRDVHRFEKISNIIKQFKLSCSKLAASFQSMEVRNSNFAAFIDVFTSNTYVMVIMSDPSIPSAATLINIRNARKHFEKLERVDGPKHSLHMRMR; this is encoded by the exons ATGTCAAGCTCAGCAATGAAGAAAAAG GTGTTACTGATGGGGAAAAGTGGGTCGGGAAAGACCAGCATGAGATCAATCATCTTTGCTAATTACATCGCTCGAGACACACGGCGACTCGGAGCTACAA TCGATGTGGAACACTCCCATGTACGGTTTCTGGGCAACCTGGTTTTGAACCTCTGGGACTGTGGAGG ACAGGACACCTTCATGGAGAACTACTTCACGAGCCAGCGGGACAACATTTTCAGAAATGTCGAGGTGCTCATTTACGTATTCGACGTGGAGAGCCGCGAGCTGGAGAAGGACATGCACTACTACCAGTCGTGTCTGGAGGCCATCCTGCAGAACTCCCCCGACGCTAAAGTGTTCTGCCTGGTTCATAAAATGGATCTGGTGCAGGAGGATCAGAGAGATGTG ATCTTTAAGGAGCGCGAGGAAGACCTGAAGAGACTGTCCAGACCCCTGGAATGCACATGCTTCAGGACCTCCATCTGGGATGAAACCCTGTATAAG GCCTGGTCGAGTATAGTCTACCAGCTCATCCCAAACgtccagcagctggagaccAACCTGAGGAATTTTGCACAGATCATAGAAGCTGATGAGGTTCTCTTGTTTGAGAGAGCCACATTCCTG gtCATCTCACACTATCAGTGCAAAGAGCAGCGAGATGTTCACCGCTTTGAGAAGATCAGCAACATTATCAAACAGTTTAAactcagctgcag caAGCTGGCAGCGTCCTTCCAAAGCATGGAAGTGCGGAACTCCAACTTTGCAGCCTTCATCGACGTCTTCACCTCCAACACCTACGTCATGGTCATCATGTCCGACCCCTCCATTC caTCTGCAGCCACTCTCATCAACATCAGGAACGCCAGGAAACACTTTGAGAAGCTGGAGCGGGTGGACGGGCCCAAGCACAGCCTGCACATGCGAATGCGCTAG